The following proteins come from a genomic window of Streptomyces sp. Sge12:
- a CDS encoding MarP family serine protease, with translation MNVLDILLLLAAVWFAIVGYRQGFVVGILSVIGFLGGGLIAVSLLPLIWDRVTDNGTQVSTTVVVIAVVVIIICASIGQALTTHLGSKLRRQITWSPARALDATGGALVNVVAMLLVAWLIGSALAGTSLPTLGKEVRNSKVLLGVSRVLPDQANTWFSDFSSTLARNGFPQVFSPFSNEPITEVRAPDPALASSPVAEQAKRSIVKVVGTAPSCSKVLEGTGFVFAPGKVMTNAHVVGGVGEPTVQIGGEGKLYDAKVVLYDWARDIAVLDVPKLKAPVLEFSEKDAASGSDAIVAGFPENGAYDVRPARVRGRINANGPDIYHRGTVRRDVYSLYATVRQGNSGGPLLTPDGKVYGVVFAKSLDDPNTGYVLTVDEIRDDIRIGKDAVRRVDSQGCAL, from the coding sequence GTGAACGTGCTGGACATCCTGTTGTTGCTCGCCGCCGTGTGGTTCGCGATCGTCGGCTACCGCCAGGGGTTCGTCGTCGGCATCCTGTCGGTGATCGGCTTCCTCGGCGGTGGTCTCATTGCCGTGTCCCTGCTCCCGCTGATCTGGGACCGGGTGACGGACAACGGCACCCAGGTGTCCACCACGGTCGTCGTGATCGCCGTGGTCGTGATCATCATCTGTGCCTCGATCGGCCAGGCCCTGACCACCCATCTCGGAAGCAAACTGCGCCGCCAGATCACCTGGTCACCGGCGCGCGCGCTCGATGCGACCGGCGGGGCCCTGGTCAACGTGGTCGCGATGCTGCTGGTGGCGTGGCTGATCGGTTCTGCGCTCGCCGGGACCTCGCTGCCCACCCTGGGCAAGGAGGTCCGCAACTCCAAGGTCCTCCTCGGTGTGTCGCGGGTGCTGCCCGACCAGGCGAACACCTGGTTCTCGGACTTCAGCTCCACCCTGGCGCGCAACGGCTTCCCCCAGGTCTTCAGCCCGTTCTCGAACGAGCCCATCACCGAGGTGCGGGCGCCCGACCCGGCACTCGCCAGCAGTCCCGTCGCCGAGCAGGCCAAACGCTCGATCGTGAAGGTCGTCGGCACCGCGCCCAGCTGCAGCAAGGTGCTGGAGGGCACGGGCTTCGTCTTCGCGCCCGGCAAGGTGATGACCAACGCGCACGTCGTCGGCGGCGTCGGCGAGCCGACGGTGCAGATCGGCGGCGAGGGCAAGCTGTACGACGCCAAGGTCGTGCTCTACGACTGGGCGCGCGACATCGCCGTCCTGGACGTGCCGAAGCTGAAGGCCCCGGTGCTGGAGTTCTCCGAGAAGGACGCGGCGAGCGGCAGTGACGCGATCGTCGCCGGCTTCCCGGAGAACGGCGCGTACGACGTCCGCCCCGCCCGCGTCCGCGGTCGGATCAACGCCAACGGCCCGGACATCTACCACCGCGGTACTGTCCGACGGGACGTCTACTCGCTGTACGCGACCGTTCGCCAGGGCAACTCCGGAGGGCCGCTGCTGACCCCCGACGGCAAGGTGTACGGGGTCGTCTTCGCGAAGTCCCTCGACGACCCCAACACCGGTTACGTGCTGACCGTGGACGAGATCCGCGACGACATCCGGATCGGCAAGGACGCCGTACGCCGGGTCGACAGCCAGGGCTGCGCCCTCTGA
- a CDS encoding NUDIX hydrolase, whose amino-acid sequence MTRGTRDETGARVGAREGGAPPVTTDGLPGWLDPVVEAARSVQPGQLSRFLPPEDGGGRQSAVLVLFGEGPRGPELLLMERAGTLRSHAGQPSFPGGALDPEDGDPHTTGPLRAALREAEEETGLDPSGVQLFGVLPRLYIPVSEFVVTPVLGWWRTPSPVGAVDPAETARVFTVPVADLTDPEHRVMAVHPRGHLGPAFTVESALVWGFTAGVIDRILHFAGWERPWDRSRQVPLDWRA is encoded by the coding sequence ATGACGCGCGGTACGCGGGACGAGACCGGGGCCAGGGTGGGCGCCCGCGAGGGCGGCGCCCCGCCCGTCACCACGGACGGCCTCCCCGGTTGGCTCGATCCCGTCGTCGAGGCGGCCCGGTCCGTCCAGCCGGGCCAGCTGAGCCGCTTCCTGCCGCCCGAGGACGGCGGCGGGCGGCAGTCCGCCGTGCTCGTCCTCTTCGGGGAGGGCCCCCGCGGCCCCGAGCTGCTCCTGATGGAGCGCGCCGGCACCCTGCGCTCGCATGCGGGCCAGCCGTCCTTCCCGGGCGGCGCGCTGGACCCGGAGGACGGCGATCCGCACACCACCGGACCGCTGCGCGCCGCGCTCCGCGAGGCCGAGGAGGAAACCGGACTTGATCCTTCCGGTGTCCAGCTCTTCGGCGTGCTGCCCCGGCTCTACATCCCGGTCAGCGAGTTCGTGGTGACCCCGGTCCTCGGCTGGTGGCGCACTCCCAGCCCCGTCGGTGCCGTCGATCCGGCCGAGACGGCCCGGGTCTTCACGGTTCCCGTTGCCGATCTCACGGATCCCGAGCACCGGGTCATGGCCGTTCATCCGCGGGGTCACCTGGGGCCGGCGTTCACCGTCGAATCGGCTCTGGTCTGGGGTTTCACCGCCGGGGTGATCGACCGGATCCTGCACTTCGCGGGCTGGGAGCGACCGTGGGACCGGTCACGACAGGTCCCACTCGACTGGCGCGCATGA
- the nth gene encoding endonuclease III → MKTSARAAATPQGKVSAKKPKSAKPESRLAMVRRARRINRELAEIYPYAHPELDFRNPFELLVATVLSAQTTDLRVNQTTPALFAAYPTPEDMAAAAPEDLEELIRPTGFFRAKSRSLLGLSQALRDNFGGEVPGRIEDLVTLPGVGRKTANVVLGNAFGVPGITVDTHFGRLVRRWKLTEQEDPEKVEAEICAIFPKSEWTMLSHRVVFHGRRICHARKPACGACPIAPLCPAYGEGETDPEKAKKLLKYEKGGQPGQRLSPPPDYPGLPAPPLGGAGAAAGAQDAGA, encoded by the coding sequence GTGAAGACGTCCGCGCGGGCCGCGGCCACCCCTCAGGGCAAAGTTTCGGCCAAGAAACCGAAGTCGGCCAAGCCCGAATCGCGCCTGGCCATGGTGCGCAGGGCGCGGCGCATCAACCGCGAGCTGGCCGAGATCTATCCGTACGCCCATCCGGAGCTCGACTTCCGCAATCCCTTCGAGCTGCTCGTCGCGACGGTGCTGTCCGCCCAGACCACCGACCTGCGGGTGAACCAGACGACCCCGGCCCTCTTCGCCGCCTACCCGACCCCCGAGGACATGGCCGCGGCCGCCCCCGAGGATCTGGAGGAGCTGATCCGGCCGACCGGGTTCTTCCGGGCCAAGTCGAGATCCCTGCTCGGCCTCTCGCAGGCCCTGCGGGACAACTTCGGCGGGGAGGTGCCGGGCCGCATCGAGGACCTGGTGACGCTGCCCGGAGTGGGCCGCAAGACCGCGAACGTGGTCCTCGGCAATGCGTTCGGTGTCCCGGGGATCACCGTGGACACCCATTTCGGCCGGCTGGTGCGCCGCTGGAAGCTGACCGAGCAGGAGGACCCGGAGAAGGTCGAGGCGGAGATCTGCGCGATCTTCCCGAAGAGCGAGTGGACGATGCTCTCGCACCGGGTCGTCTTCCACGGCCGCCGGATCTGCCACGCGCGAAAGCCCGCGTGCGGGGCCTGTCCGATCGCCCCGCTCTGCCCGGCGTACGGGGAGGGCGAGACCGACCCGGAGAAGGCGAAGAAGCTGCTCAAGTACGAGAAGGGCGGCCAGCCGGGCCAGCGGCTGAGCCCTCCCCCGGACTACCCGGGACTGCCGGCCCCGCCGCTGGGCGGCGCCGGGGCGGCCGCGGGCGCGCAGGACGCCGGCGCGTAG